The genomic stretch CCGGTGATCAGCAGGTCGACGGCGCTGTCGGCCACGTGGTCCTCCATCGGGAGTTCGCTCGGTGTTCCCCGCCGTGTCGCGGGGCGTCCGCCGTCCTGTGGCGGGCATCACGCACTCTGGGCCGCGCGGCCGGTGGCCGGTGACCATCTCGTGCACCCGGGTTCGCCGTTTCGCGCACCCGCGCCGTGACCGGGCGGGTCAGCCGGCCGGCTCGGCCGTGTACACCACCCGGCCGGCGAAGTACGTGCGCAGCACCCGCGTGCGGTGCACCTGCTCCGGTTCGACCGCGAACAGGTCGCGGTCCACGACGACGAAGTCCGCGGCCCGGCCCGGGGTGAGCCTGCCGGTGACGTCGCCCAGGCCCAAGGCCTCCGCCGGGTGCGCGGTGAAGGCGGTGACGGCCTCCTGCACGGTGAGCGCCTGCGCGGGGTTGAGCGCGCCGGGCACGGCCGGATCGGGGTTGCGCCGGGTGACCATCGCCTCGAGCCCGGTCCACGGGTCGGGGGTGGGCGCGGCGCACGGCCAGTCCGACCCGGCGGCGACCAGGGCGCCGGAGTCGACGAGGTCGCGGAACGGCCACGAGGCGGCGACGACGTCCTCGGGCACGTGGACGGCGATGCTGTCCTGGATCACCCCGGGGAACCACAGGTGGGGTGAGGCGTCGGCGACCACGCCGAGGGCGGCGAAGCGGGGGAGGTCGTCGGGGTGCACGTACTCCGTGTGCGCGATCTGGAACCGCGGCCCGTCACCCCGTCGACTGCGCACCTGCTCGACGGCGTCGAGCACCAGCCGCACCGAGGCGTCCCCGGTGGCGTGGAACTTCGCCCCCAGCCCGAGGTCGTGGCACCGCTCGACCTCGGCGACCAGGTCGGCGAGCGTGAAGTACAGCTCGCCGGTGGTGGCGGGCTCGCCGTGCCGGCACAGGTAGGGCTCCAGCAGCGCCGTCGTCCGGGTCATCGGCACCCCGTCCAGCACGATCTTGACGAAGTCCGGCCGGACCAGGTCGCTGCGCTGCGTCCGTGCGTCGTCGATGAGCTCCGCACCGACCGGGCCCTCCTCCAGGAACGGCCGCACCGGCAGGGAGGCCACCACGCGCAGGGTCAGCTCGCCCCGCGCCTCGAGGTCGCGCAGCGCGGCGAGCGGCGCGCCCATCGTCGCGGCCTCCTGGGCGCTGGTGATCCCGTAGGAGTTCAGCACCCGCACCGCGGTGGCGACCGCCTCGCGGATGCGGGCCGTCGGGTCGGCGATGGACGCGGCGAAGGCCGACTCCGCCCGCGCCGAGGCGAGCTCGTGCAGCACGCCGGTGAGCCGGCCCCCGGCATCGCGGACGAAACGGCCCCCCTCCTCGTCCGGGGTGTCGTGACCGACCCCCATCAGCTCCAGCGCCCGCGAGCTGACCCAGCGGTTGTGCATGGTGTCGTCCCGGATCAGCACCGGGCGGCCGCCGCTGGCCTCGTCCAGGGCCAGCCGGTGCTGCTCGTCGGTCAGCTCGCCGAGCACGGTGCTGCCGAGGATGCCGCCCACGACCCAGGCGTCCGGCGGCAGCTCCCGGGCCCAGGCGCGCACCTTGGCCAGCACCTCGTCCAGCGTGTCGGTCGGCAGCAGGGGCAGCTCGAAGGCCGCCTGCGCGCCGGCCAGGTTGAGGTGCACGTGCCCGTCGACCAGGCCGGGGAGCACCAGCGCGCCCGCCAGGTCGTGCACCTCCGTGCCCGGGCCGGCGTGTCGGGTGACCTCGTCGGCGGGGCCGACCGCCACGAGGACGCCGTCCCGCACGGCGAGCGCCTCCGCCCACGGCCGCTCCGGGTCGAGGGTCCAGATGCGGGCCCCGGTGACGACCAGGTCAGGGGTGGGCGGGGTGGGGGGCACGGGCGCCTCCGGGATCGGCGTGGGCGGCCGCGGAGAGCGGCGCCGGGTGTCCGCACAGTCCACGGCAGGGCGCACCCGGCCCCCCGCCATCCCGCGCACGGTCGACCGCCAATTCGTGCACCGGCGGCCCCGGCCGGCGTGCCCTCGAGCGGCGTGCCCTCGAGCGGCGGGGGGCTCAGGCGGCGCGGGTGTGCTGGCGGCGCAGCTCCGCCGGGGACTCCCCGAAGGCGGCGCGGAACTGGCGCGCCAGGTGGGTGGTGTCCAGGATGCCCCAGCGGGCGGCGATGGCCGGCGTGGTGCGCCCGGCCAGCGCCGGGTCCAGCAGGTCCCGGCGGATCCGCTCCAGGCGGCGACGGCGGATCCAGGCTGCCGCGGAGAACCCCTCCTGCGCGCACATCTTGTGCACCTGGCGCACCGAGACCCCGAGGGCCGCGGCGATGGAGTCGACGCTCAGGCCGGGGTCGCCCAGGTGGGCCAGCGCGTGGGCGCGGACCCGGTCGGCCAGGTTGATCCGTCCTGCCCCGGCGATCTGCGGCAACCCGTTGTAGACAGCCAGCAGCATCGACACGAGTGCGTCACCGAGGTGGATGGCGGCGGCGGAGTCGCCCAGTCCGGCGTCGTCGCACCGGGCCAGCTCGTCGACCATGAGGGCGAGCGCCCGGGCGGGGCCGCTCGTCGCCGGCACCGGCACCGCGGTGCGCTCGCTGAGCTGCCGCAGGTGCGGTTCCAGCCGGTCGCGCGGGACGGCGACGACGACGGCCTCCCAGCGCGGGCTGACGGTGTGCAGCTGGTAGGGCCGGATGGTCTCGTAGACGACCAGGCTGCCCGCCCGGATCTCGCACTCCCGCCCGTCCTGCGTCAGCCGCACGACCCCGTGGCGGGGCCAGGTCAGCTTGACGAACTCGGGGTCGGTGGAGCTGAGCAGGCGCCCGGTGCGGGAGACCGAGTTCGCCCCGGTGGTCAGCGAGGCGACGAGCAGCCCGTCGGCCCGGGCGCTGCGCACCTGGCCCTGGAAGGAGGCGCCCTGGGCCGGTCGGATCCGGACGGGGGCACAGGCGGAGGAGACCGCGGTCTGGAAGGTGTCGAGGGCGTGCTCCTCGATCGCGGAGGCCTCGGCTGCCGTCGGACGGGGTCCGTCGGCGTCGCCCGGCCCGGTCGAGGACGGCGGGTCTGCGAGAAGCACGCTCACTCCTTGACCAACTCGGAATACGAGCAGTGAGCCCGAAATGCACACGCTAGATGCCCGGAGGCCCCGGACATAGGGGTCTGCCCGTGCCTGTGCACAGTCGTGACCTGCGGCCCCGGTCCGGGTCCCGCGGACGTCACTCCGGCCCCCAGGTGACCGGCAGGGAGGACAGCCCCCGGAAGACCCAGCCGGCCCACTGCTCCGCACGCCGTGGATCGCTCCGCAGACCGGGGAGGGCCTCGTGGACGAGCGGGACCGCGATCTCCCCGATGGAGATGCGGGCCGCCCAGTGCCCGGCGCACAGGTGGACGCCGCTGCCGAAGCCCAGGTGCGACCGTCTGGGGCGTGCGCTGTCGAACTCCGCTGCGCCGTCGAACTCCGCCGGGTCGCGGTTCGCCGCCGCGACGACCACGCCGATCGGCGCCCGCTCCGGGAGACGGGTGCCGGCCAGCACGGTGGCCCGGGTGGTCTCCCGGGGGTACATGCCGATGGGGGAGACCCACCGGACCGTCTCGTCGAAGACGGCCGGCCACAGTGCCGGGTCGGCGAGCACCCGCCGGCGCTGGTCCGGGTGGCGGCTGAGCGCCCAGACGACGGCGGTCACCATGTGCTGGGGCTCGTTCATGCCGCCGGAGATGGTCAGCTTCACGTTGGCCGCCACGGCCTCGTGCGGCAGCCCGCCGTTCACGAAGGCCGAGGTCATCGACCCGTCCGGGTGCCGGCGGTACCACGGGACGAGCTCCTCCAGCAGGGCGTCGACCTCCTCGCGTGCGGCATCGCAGCGGCGCCAGGTGTCCGCGTCGTCGTGCAGGTTGCCGGTGCCGGCGATGAAGGCGTGCGACCACCGCTGCATGTCCGCCGCGCTCGCCCCCCGGAGCCCGAGGAGGTCGACGAGGTTCTGTGCGGCGACCGGCCCGGCGTAGTCGCGGTTGAGGTCGGCGTCGTCCGGGCCCTGCTCGCGCAGGACCGCCAGCTGGGTCCGGGCGTTGCGCTCGAAGACCGGTGCCCAGGTCTGCCGGATGTTCTTCGGCCGCAGCGTCGGGTTGACGGTCTGGCGCTCGACCGCGTGGTCCGGGTCGTCCTTGCGGAGCATCGGTTGCGCACCGAGCGCACGGGCGAGGGTCGCGCTCCCGCCGGTGACCGAGGCCGAGTACGTCTCCTGGTCGGCCTCGACGTCGCGGCACCCCGCGAAGGAGGTGACGAGGTACTTGCCCACCGCCGGCACCCGCACCACCGGGCCCAGCTCGCGCAGTCGGGTGTAGGTGTCGTAGGGGTCGCGCGCCAGGACCGTGGGGTCGACCCAGTCGGCGGTCGGGGCGTCGATCGGTGCGGACATGGTCTCTCCGGATCGGGTCATGGCACGGGCGCCGACTGCTTGGCGAAGTCCTTCAGGCTGAACGCCGGGTCGGCCGCCTGTTCCGGCGTCGGGGTCACCGCCCCGGACAGCACCCGCCGCGCGGCGACGTGGTCGGCTGCCCGGTTGAGCGACTCCACGGCGACCAGCGCCCCGTCGCGGAACGCCAGGACCGAGAAGCGACCCCCCGGGCGGTCCCCGCACACCACCGTGGTGTCCCCGGGCTGCGCCAGCCCGGCGATCTGCAGGCGCAGGCTGCCCTGGTTGCTCCAGAACCAGGGCAGCTCGCCGTACCCGGCCGGTGCGCCCAGGATCTGCTGGGCGACGTGCCGCCCCTGGTCGGTGGCGTTCTGCACCGACTCCAGGCGGCGCCGGCCGCCCAGGCCCGGGATCGGGAAGCTCGCGCAGTCGCCGATGGCGTAGACGTCGGGGTCGGACGTGCGCAGGTGGGCGTCCACGACGATCCCGTCGTCGACGACGAGACCGGCCGCCGTCGCCAGCTCGTCCCGGGGGCGGACCCCCACGCCGATCAGCACGACGTCGGCGGCGTACTCGGCACCGGCACCGCTGACCAGCCCGGTGACCCGTCCGTCCCGGCCGCGGATCCCGGCCAGGCCCTCGCCGAGCCGGAGATCGCTGCCCATCGCCCGGTGCGCGTCGGCGAGGTGGGTGGACATGTCGGCGGTCAGGGCACGGCCCATCGGCCGGTCGGTGGTCTCGAGGACGGTGACCGCGAGGCCGCGCGCCCGCGCCGCGGCGGCGAACTCCAGGCCGATGAAACCGGCGCCGACCACCGCGGCGGACCGGGCCTGCTCCAGGTCGGCCCGCAGTCGCTCGGCGTCGGCCAGCGTGCGCAGGTCGTGCACGCCGGCCAGGTCGCTGCCGGTCACGGCGAGGGTCCGGTTGGCCGCTCCGGTGGCCAGCACGAGGG from Modestobacter roseus encodes the following:
- a CDS encoding cytochrome P450, which produces MSAPIDAPTADWVDPTVLARDPYDTYTRLRELGPVVRVPAVGKYLVTSFAGCRDVEADQETYSASVTGGSATLARALGAQPMLRKDDPDHAVERQTVNPTLRPKNIRQTWAPVFERNARTQLAVLREQGPDDADLNRDYAGPVAAQNLVDLLGLRGASAADMQRWSHAFIAGTGNLHDDADTWRRCDAAREEVDALLEELVPWYRRHPDGSMTSAFVNGGLPHEAVAANVKLTISGGMNEPQHMVTAVVWALSRHPDQRRRVLADPALWPAVFDETVRWVSPIGMYPRETTRATVLAGTRLPERAPIGVVVAAANRDPAEFDGAAEFDSARPRRSHLGFGSGVHLCAGHWAARISIGEIAVPLVHEALPGLRSDPRRAEQWAGWVFRGLSSLPVTWGPE
- a CDS encoding helix-turn-helix domain-containing protein produces the protein MLLADPPSSTGPGDADGPRPTAAEASAIEEHALDTFQTAVSSACAPVRIRPAQGASFQGQVRSARADGLLVASLTTGANSVSRTGRLLSSTDPEFVKLTWPRHGVVRLTQDGRECEIRAGSLVVYETIRPYQLHTVSPRWEAVVVAVPRDRLEPHLRQLSERTAVPVPATSGPARALALMVDELARCDDAGLGDSAAAIHLGDALVSMLLAVYNGLPQIAGAGRINLADRVRAHALAHLGDPGLSVDSIAAALGVSVRQVHKMCAQEGFSAAAWIRRRRLERIRRDLLDPALAGRTTPAIAARWGILDTTHLARQFRAAFGESPAELRRQHTRAA
- a CDS encoding amidohydrolase; translation: MPPTPPTPDLVVTGARIWTLDPERPWAEALAVRDGVLVAVGPADEVTRHAGPGTEVHDLAGALVLPGLVDGHVHLNLAGAQAAFELPLLPTDTLDEVLAKVRAWARELPPDAWVVGGILGSTVLGELTDEQHRLALDEASGGRPVLIRDDTMHNRWVSSRALELMGVGHDTPDEEGGRFVRDAGGRLTGVLHELASARAESAFAASIADPTARIREAVATAVRVLNSYGITSAQEAATMGAPLAALRDLEARGELTLRVVASLPVRPFLEEGPVGAELIDDARTQRSDLVRPDFVKIVLDGVPMTRTTALLEPYLCRHGEPATTGELYFTLADLVAEVERCHDLGLGAKFHATGDASVRLVLDAVEQVRSRRGDGPRFQIAHTEYVHPDDLPRFAALGVVADASPHLWFPGVIQDSIAVHVPEDVVAASWPFRDLVDSGALVAAGSDWPCAAPTPDPWTGLEAMVTRRNPDPAVPGALNPAQALTVQEAVTAFTAHPAEALGLGDVTGRLTPGRAADFVVVDRDLFAVEPEQVHRTRVLRTYFAGRVVYTAEPAG
- a CDS encoding NAD(P)/FAD-dependent oxidoreductase; translated protein: MQHVVVIGAGHAGVQVAESLRTGGHDGRVTLVGDEDALPYQRPPLSKDFLAPGDTAEPLPLRGARFYAENGIDLRTGVTATVLDRRRRTVVLDDGDELHYSALVLATGAANRTLAVTGSDLAGVHDLRTLADAERLRADLEQARSAAVVGAGFIGLEFAAAARARGLAVTVLETTDRPMGRALTADMSTHLADAHRAMGSDLRLGEGLAGIRGRDGRVTGLVSGAGAEYAADVVLIGVGVRPRDELATAAGLVVDDGIVVDAHLRTSDPDVYAIGDCASFPIPGLGGRRRLESVQNATDQGRHVAQQILGAPAGYGELPWFWSNQGSLRLQIAGLAQPGDTTVVCGDRPGGRFSVLAFRDGALVAVESLNRAADHVAARRVLSGAVTPTPEQAADPAFSLKDFAKQSAPVP